One Mycolicibacterium parafortuitum DNA segment encodes these proteins:
- a CDS encoding vitamin B12 dependent-methionine synthase activation domain-containing protein encodes MDGMNVVGDLFGSGKMFLPQVVKSARVMKKAVAYLLPFIEAEKEASGTSSTKDTNGTIIMATVKGDVHDIGKNIVGVVLQCNNFEVIDLGVMVPAQKILDAAREHDADIIGLSGLITPSLDEMVNFAAEMEREGMEIPLLIGGATTSRAHTAVKVAPRRSGPVVWVKDASRSVPVAAALLDDKQRPALLEATEKDYASLRERHAQKNERPMLTLEKARANRTPIEWDGYTPPVPAQGLGVRDFSDYDLAELREYIDWQPFFNAWEMKGRFPDILNNPASGEAARKLYDDAQEMLDTLIKEKWLTANGVIGFFPANAVGDDIEVYTDDSRTEVLTTLRNLRQQGEHRDGIPNRSLGDFVAPRETGLADYVGGFAVTAGLGGADKIAEFKAANDDYNAILLESLADRLAEAFAERMHERVRKEFWGYQPDEQLDNDALIGEKYVGIRPAPGYPACPEHTEKSTLFELLDVTKRTGIELTESMAMWPGAAVSGWYFSHPQSQYFVVGRLAQDQVADYARRKGWTLQEAERWLAPNLGYNPED; translated from the coding sequence ATGGACGGGATGAACGTCGTCGGCGACCTGTTCGGCTCGGGCAAGATGTTCCTGCCTCAGGTGGTGAAGTCCGCGCGCGTGATGAAGAAGGCCGTCGCGTACCTGCTGCCGTTCATCGAGGCGGAGAAAGAGGCCAGCGGGACCTCGTCGACCAAGGACACCAACGGCACGATCATCATGGCCACGGTCAAGGGCGACGTGCACGACATCGGCAAGAACATCGTCGGGGTTGTGTTGCAGTGCAACAACTTCGAGGTGATCGACCTCGGCGTGATGGTGCCCGCGCAGAAGATCCTGGACGCCGCCAGGGAACACGACGCCGACATCATCGGGCTGTCCGGCCTGATCACCCCGTCACTGGACGAGATGGTCAACTTCGCCGCCGAGATGGAGCGTGAGGGCATGGAGATCCCGCTGCTGATCGGCGGCGCGACCACCTCCCGCGCGCACACCGCGGTCAAGGTGGCGCCGCGCCGGTCCGGGCCGGTGGTCTGGGTCAAGGACGCGTCTCGCTCGGTGCCGGTCGCCGCGGCGTTGCTCGACGACAAACAGCGCCCGGCGCTGCTGGAGGCCACCGAGAAGGACTACGCATCCCTGCGGGAGCGGCACGCCCAGAAGAACGAGCGGCCGATGCTGACGCTGGAGAAGGCCCGCGCCAACCGGACCCCGATCGAGTGGGACGGCTACACGCCGCCGGTGCCCGCCCAGGGTCTGGGCGTACGGGACTTCTCCGACTACGACCTCGCGGAGCTGCGGGAGTACATCGACTGGCAGCCGTTCTTCAATGCGTGGGAGATGAAGGGCCGGTTCCCCGACATCCTTAACAACCCGGCCTCGGGCGAGGCGGCGCGCAAGCTCTACGACGACGCCCAGGAGATGCTCGACACCCTGATCAAGGAGAAGTGGCTGACCGCCAACGGTGTGATCGGTTTCTTCCCGGCCAACGCTGTCGGGGACGACATCGAGGTCTACACCGACGACTCCCGCACCGAGGTGCTGACCACCCTGCGCAATCTGCGCCAGCAGGGCGAGCACCGCGACGGCATCCCGAACCGGTCACTGGGTGACTTCGTCGCCCCCCGCGAAACCGGGCTGGCCGACTATGTCGGCGGGTTCGCCGTCACCGCGGGCCTGGGCGGCGCCGACAAGATCGCCGAGTTCAAGGCGGCCAACGACGACTACAACGCGATCCTGCTGGAGTCGCTGGCCGACCGGCTGGCCGAGGCGTTCGCCGAGCGGATGCACGAGCGGGTCCGCAAGGAGTTCTGGGGCTACCAGCCCGACGAGCAACTCGACAACGATGCGCTGATCGGCGAGAAGTACGTCGGGATCCGCCCGGCGCCGGGTTATCCGGCGTGCCCTGAGCACACCGAGAAGTCGACCCTGTTCGAGCTGCTGGACGTGACGAAGCGGACCGGTATCGAGCTGACCGAGTCGATGGCGATGTGGCCGGGTGCCGCGGTCAGCGGCTGGTACTTCTCGCACCCGCAGTCGCAGTACTTCGTGGTCGGTCGGCTGGCCCAGGACCAGGTGGCCGACTACGCGCGGCGTAAGGGCTGGACGCTGCAGGAGGCCGAGCGCTGGCTGGCTCCGAACCTGGGTTACAACCCGGAGGACTGA
- a CDS encoding HAD-IA family hydrolase: protein MRAVLWDMDGTLVDSEKLWDVSLSALYQTYGGVMSRETRTALVGASAEETMVTVYAELGLEPDPAAMADSIRWLHSHTAELFDGGLPWCDGAREMLDSLSAERTPMALVTNTNRELADRALESIGRHYFTFTVCGDEVPRGKPAPDPYLRAAELLELDPAECLAVEDSVTGAAAAEKAGCAVLVVPNDVPVPGGLRRRHANSLADLDPAELRRIHAEIERELRERTA from the coding sequence ATGCGAGCAGTGCTGTGGGATATGGACGGCACCCTCGTCGACTCCGAGAAGCTGTGGGATGTGTCACTTTCCGCGCTCTACCAGACGTACGGCGGCGTGATGAGCCGCGAGACCAGGACCGCGCTGGTCGGGGCGTCGGCGGAAGAGACGATGGTCACCGTGTACGCCGAACTCGGACTCGAGCCCGACCCGGCGGCGATGGCGGACTCCATCCGCTGGTTGCACAGCCACACCGCCGAACTGTTCGACGGCGGTCTGCCCTGGTGCGACGGCGCCCGGGAGATGCTGGATTCCCTTTCCGCGGAACGTACTCCGATGGCATTGGTGACCAACACCAACCGCGAGCTCGCCGACCGTGCGCTGGAAAGCATTGGGCGCCATTACTTCACGTTCACGGTGTGCGGTGACGAGGTGCCGCGCGGTAAACCCGCGCCGGACCCGTACCTGCGGGCCGCCGAACTGCTGGAACTCGATCCGGCCGAGTGTCTGGCCGTCGAGGATTCGGTGACGGGCGCCGCGGCGGCCGAGAAGGCCGGTTGTGCCGTGCTCGTGGTCCCCAACGACGTCCCGGTGCCCGGCGGGCTGCGCCGGCGCCACGCGAACTCGCTCGCCGATCTGGATCCCGCCGAGCTGCGCCGGATCCACGCGGAGATCGAGCGCGAGCTGCGGGAACGGACCGCCTGA
- a CDS encoding phosphoribosyl-ATP diphosphatase: MTELPNVKTFDALFAELSERARTRPAGSGTVAALDGGVHGIGKKILEEAGEVWLAAEHEGDDALAEEISQLLYWTQVLMLARGLSLDDVYGKL; this comes from the coding sequence GTGACAGAATTGCCCAACGTGAAGACCTTCGATGCGCTGTTCGCCGAACTGAGCGAACGGGCGCGCACCCGCCCCGCCGGTAGCGGAACCGTGGCCGCCCTCGACGGCGGGGTGCACGGCATCGGCAAGAAGATCCTCGAGGAAGCCGGTGAGGTGTGGCTGGCCGCCGAGCACGAAGGTGACGACGCGCTGGCCGAGGAGATCAGCCAGCTGCTGTACTGGACCCAGGTGCTGATGCTCGCGCGCGGCCTGTCCCTCGATGACGTGTACGGAAAGCTGTAA
- the hisG gene encoding ATP phosphoribosyltransferase: MLRVAVPNKGALSESASEILSEAGYRRRSDPKDLTVVDPANQVEFFFLRPKDIAIYVGSGQLDLGITGRDLAADADAPVRERLALGFGSSTFRYAAPAGQDWQIADLAGKRIATAYPNLVRKDLAAKGIDATVIRLDGAVEISIQLGVADVIADIVGSGRTLGLHNLVAFGESLCDSEAILIERADSDPDPARDQLAARVQGVVFGQQYLMLDYDCPRAVLDKATEVTPGLESPTIAPLADPAWVAVRALVPRRDVNAIMDELAVIGAKAILASDIRFCRF, encoded by the coding sequence GTGCTCAGAGTCGCCGTCCCCAACAAGGGGGCGCTCAGCGAATCGGCCTCGGAGATCCTGTCCGAGGCCGGGTACCGCCGCCGCTCCGATCCCAAGGATCTGACGGTGGTCGACCCGGCGAACCAGGTCGAGTTCTTCTTCCTGCGTCCCAAGGACATCGCGATCTATGTCGGGTCCGGACAACTCGATCTCGGTATCACCGGACGGGACCTCGCGGCCGACGCCGACGCGCCTGTGCGGGAGCGATTGGCGCTGGGTTTCGGGTCGTCCACGTTCCGCTACGCCGCCCCGGCGGGCCAGGACTGGCAGATCGCCGATCTGGCCGGCAAGCGGATCGCCACCGCGTATCCGAACCTGGTCCGAAAAGACCTGGCCGCCAAGGGGATCGATGCCACCGTCATCCGCCTCGACGGCGCGGTGGAGATCTCCATCCAACTCGGCGTGGCCGATGTGATCGCCGACATCGTCGGCTCCGGACGCACGCTGGGGCTGCACAACCTGGTGGCGTTCGGCGAATCGCTCTGTGATTCCGAGGCGATCCTGATCGAGCGGGCCGATTCCGATCCGGATCCCGCGCGCGACCAGCTCGCCGCCCGGGTTCAGGGTGTGGTGTTCGGCCAGCAGTACCTGATGCTCGACTACGACTGCCCGCGCGCGGTGTTGGACAAGGCCACCGAGGTGACCCCGGGCCTGGAGTCGCCGACCATCGCGCCGCTGGCCGATCCGGCGTGGGTCGCGGTCCGCGCGCTGGTGCCGCGTCGGGACGTCAACGCGATCATGGACGAGCTCGCCGTCATCGGCGCGAAAGCGATTCTGGCCTCCGACATCAGGTTCTGCCGGTTCTGA
- a CDS encoding four-carbon acid sugar kinase family protein, translating to MLIVIDDDPTGTQSVSDLPVLTRWTEDDLAWAAAESPAVYLQTNSRSLGEQDAFAITSDAAAAALRTFGHHAILVSRSDSTLRGHFPAETDALAAQSRAAGIAVDTVVLAPAFPQAGRITVDGVHYLLDGGRRVPVAMSEFASDATFGYRSSDLREWVVEKTGGRYSTADVAVLHRDTTLDELRSSRYQVPVIVVDAETDDDLTRAASLLRAAQANGRRFVYRVGPPFVRAMLGRPSPAPVDVSALGIGVADATAGGLIVVGSHVDVTARQLATLRERRPELPVIELDVDAVASGSAEVAAATAELRSALVAGDAILQTTRTLRREASPEDSLRLARLVSDAVSATVRQSLDGLRPRFVIAKGGITSSDVAKHGLGVTRATILGPVLPGIVALWRIETGPLAGTPYVVFPGNVGDSTALDDVYERLSHMTSGEPR from the coding sequence ATGCTGATCGTCATCGACGACGACCCCACCGGCACCCAGTCGGTCAGCGATCTGCCGGTCCTGACCCGCTGGACCGAAGACGACCTGGCCTGGGCGGCAGCGGAGTCTCCGGCCGTCTACCTGCAGACCAACAGCCGAAGCCTGGGCGAGCAGGATGCTTTCGCCATCACCAGCGACGCAGCGGCGGCCGCACTGAGGACGTTCGGTCACCACGCGATCCTGGTCAGCCGCAGCGATTCCACCCTGCGCGGGCACTTCCCGGCCGAGACCGATGCTCTCGCCGCGCAGAGCCGCGCCGCGGGTATCGCCGTCGATACGGTGGTGCTCGCGCCCGCCTTTCCGCAGGCAGGCCGGATCACCGTGGACGGTGTGCATTACCTGCTCGACGGGGGCCGCCGTGTGCCCGTGGCGATGTCGGAGTTCGCCTCCGATGCCACCTTCGGATACCGCAGTTCGGATCTGCGGGAATGGGTGGTCGAGAAGACCGGCGGCCGCTACTCGACGGCCGATGTCGCGGTGCTGCACCGCGACACGACCCTCGACGAGTTGAGGTCATCGCGATACCAGGTGCCGGTGATCGTCGTCGACGCCGAAACCGACGACGATCTCACCCGAGCGGCATCCCTGCTACGCGCGGCGCAGGCGAACGGCAGACGCTTCGTCTACCGGGTGGGACCGCCTTTCGTGCGGGCGATGCTCGGCCGGCCGTCACCGGCCCCGGTCGACGTCAGCGCGCTGGGGATCGGCGTCGCGGACGCCACCGCCGGCGGACTGATCGTCGTAGGTTCCCACGTCGATGTGACCGCGCGGCAGCTCGCCACCCTGCGTGAGCGCCGACCGGAGCTACCGGTGATCGAGCTCGACGTCGACGCGGTCGCCTCGGGGTCCGCCGAGGTCGCCGCGGCGACGGCGGAACTGCGGTCGGCTCTGGTCGCGGGCGACGCCATCCTGCAGACCACCCGGACGCTGCGCCGCGAAGCTTCGCCGGAGGACAGTCTGCGGCTCGCACGCCTGGTATCGGATGCGGTGTCGGCCACCGTCCGGCAGTCCCTCGACGGCCTACGGCCGCGGTTCGTCATCGCCAAGGGCGGTATCACCTCCAGCGATGTCGCCAAGCACGGTCTCGGCGTCACTCGCGCAACGATTCTGGGGCCGGTGCTGCCCGGCATAGTCGCGCTGTGGCGTATCGAGACCGGCCCGCTGGCGGGGACACCGTACGTCGTGTTCCCCGGGAATGTCGGCGACTCGACGGCCCTCGATGACGTCTACGAACGTCTCTCACACATGACTTCGGGAGAACCACGATGA
- a CDS encoding ABC transporter substrate-binding protein, with protein sequence MSTTRRLFGAALAAVTALSLASCSSQSSDDAGSQVRINQAFQSLLYLPLYVAIDKGFFEEQGVDVALTTGGGGQNSWSSVLGGTDDFSIHDPVFGPISHENDGPGLAVASIQNAPAVWVVGNEDTSLQNDVRGFEGSTVVTMPEPDSTWAFFNYLMRENSLDPNAVTITEASVGNELGPFLSGRADYALATEPQVSQVEAQGKHAVFSFSDIEGWYPSRSPR encoded by the coding sequence TTGTCCACCACCCGCCGCCTTTTCGGCGCAGCACTCGCCGCCGTGACGGCACTCTCCCTCGCCTCGTGTTCCTCGCAGTCAAGCGACGACGCAGGCTCCCAGGTCCGCATCAACCAGGCGTTCCAGTCGCTGCTGTACCTGCCGTTGTACGTCGCCATCGACAAGGGCTTCTTCGAAGAGCAGGGCGTCGATGTCGCGCTGACGACCGGTGGCGGCGGACAGAATTCCTGGTCCTCTGTGCTCGGGGGAACCGATGACTTCTCGATCCACGACCCGGTCTTCGGGCCGATCTCCCATGAGAACGACGGGCCCGGACTGGCTGTCGCGTCCATCCAGAATGCGCCCGCGGTGTGGGTGGTCGGCAACGAGGACACCTCGCTGCAGAACGATGTGCGCGGGTTCGAGGGCAGCACCGTGGTGACGATGCCGGAACCGGACAGCACATGGGCGTTCTTCAACTACCTCATGCGCGAGAACTCCCTGGACCCGAACGCGGTCACCATCACCGAAGCCTCGGTCGGCAACGAGCTCGGGCCGTTCCTCAGCGGCCGCGCCGACTACGCGCTCGCCACCGAACCACAGGTGAGCCAGGTCGAGGCCCAGGGCAAGCACGCGGTGTTCTCGTTCTCCGACATCGAGGGGTGGTACCCTTCGCGTTCTCCTCGCTGA